One segment of Deltaproteobacteria bacterium DNA contains the following:
- the rplK gene encoding 50S ribosomal protein L11 produces the protein MAKKVIGEIKLQIPAGQANPSPPVGPALGQRGVNIMEFCKTFNAATQAQMGMITPVIITVYADRSFSFVTKTPPASILLKKAAGLEKGSKEPGKIKAGKVTRAQVRQIAELKFKDLTAKDLAAAEKSVEGTARSLGLDIEG, from the coding sequence ATGGCTAAGAAAGTAATCGGCGAAATCAAGTTGCAAATTCCCGCGGGTCAAGCGAATCCGAGCCCGCCGGTGGGTCCGGCGCTGGGCCAACGCGGCGTCAACATCATGGAATTTTGCAAGACCTTCAACGCCGCGACGCAAGCCCAGATGGGCATGATTACGCCGGTGATTATCACGGTTTATGCCGACCGCTCGTTTAGTTTCGTCACCAAGACGCCGCCCGCTTCGATCCTATTGAAGAAAGCTGCCGGCTTGGAAAAAGGTTCCAAGGAGCCGGGTAAAATTAAAGCAGGTAAAGTAACCCGTGCCCAGGTGCGTCAGATCGCCGAATTGAAATTTAAAGATTTGACCGCTAAAGATCTCGCTGCCGCAGAAAAGTCTGTGGAAGGCACGGCTCGCAGCCTGGGCTTGGACATCGAAGGCTAG